The window GTGGTCTCGTACTCGGCCAACTGCGCAATGCGGCGGGCGTGGCGCTCGTTACCGGAAAAGGGTGTGACGATGAACGTGTCGATGAACGCAACGGCCTCATCGACCGAGTGCTGGCGTGCGCCGACCGAGATCACGTTGGCGTCGTTGTGCTCGCGAGCGAGCTCAGCGGTAGCGATGCTCCACACGAGCGCTGCACGAATCCCCGTGACCTTGTTCGCGGCGATCTGCTCTCCGTTGCCCGAGCCGCCGAACACCACGCCGAGCGCCTCGACTCCCTCTGCCTGGTCGCGGGCTACACCACGAGCCGCGTTGATGCAGAACGACGGATAGTCATCCAGCGCGTCGTAGTGATCGGGACCGTGATCGACGACCTCGTGCCCCTGCGCGGCGAGGTGCTGCTGCAGGTGCCGGCTGAAGTCGAGTCCCGCGTGGTCGGTGGCGATGTGGATGCGCATGCTGACAATTCTATGAGAGGCCTAGTCGAACTGCGGGTCGCGGGTGCGCGAACGCTTGAGCTCAAAGAATCCGTCGTAACTCGCCGCCGCCACGACTCCGTCCCAGAGGGAGAGAGCCTGCTCACCCTTGGGCGCAGGCGAGATCACTGGGCCAAAGAAGGCAACTCCGTTGACAGCGAGAACGGGGGTGCCGACGTCTTGGCCGACACGGGAGATGCCCTCTGCGTGACTAGCCCGCAGCTGGGCGTCGTATTCGTCACTGTCGGCGTAGCGCGCCAGAGCGGGGTCGAGACCAAGCTCGGCGAGCGCACCGGCGATCACCTCGTCGACATCCCTCTGACCACCCGGGTGAATGCGGGTGCCCAGTGCGTCGTACAGAGGCTTGACGATGTGCTTGCCCTCGATCTCGGCGAGCGAAGCGACGAGTCGGGTGTACCGCATAGCCCGCGGAAGGAACGCCTTGTAGAAGTCGCTCAGGTCTTCTTTGTCTTCGTTGAGGACGGCCAGGCTCATGATGTTCCATGAAATGTCGAGGTCGCGGTGCTTCGCCACCTCGTCGACCCATCGGCTCGTCATCCAGGCCCAGGGGCAGGATGGATCGAACCAAAACTCGACGCGGGCGCTGTTCGTATTCGTCATACCGCTAGTCAACCGCACACCCTCTAACTTTGCCGACCTGACCGCAAGATGAGAGTTCGTAGGGACTCTCGCTCCAGCGCCCCCCTGGCACTGGTCTTCGGCATAAGACGGGCGCACACTTGATTCAAAGCGCATCCGTCTCGACCTGGAGGTAGCTCATGGGCGGCGTGACTAACGAGCAAATGCAGGGCATTCCGAACTTCGTTCCCGTGTTGTCCCGAGGCAGGCATCGGCGACCTAAGCAGGGTGCGTGCTTCATGGAATTCGCCTCGTATATGGCGGGCGAACGATGGAGCGATCATCCTGAGTGCACCCATCCCCTGCTGGCGTTCCTCGCCAGAGGAGTGAATGACTTCACGACGGATCGCGGCAGGCAAGAGCTTGCCACGCTTGTTCCTTCGGTCGTCGGTCTCAATGGTGACTCACCAGCGGTCGATATCGCCATCGCCCTGAGGGTTGCCGTGACGGCGCTCGGCTCTGTGAGCGAATCGCGGCAGCGCACTCTTGCTACGGGCGTGATCGCGTGTCAGCGAGCCCTGGATGCGAGCCAGAGTGACATCGTGTGGGCGCAGTCGCTCATAGCTCAGGCCGAACGTGAGGCTCCGCTGGCAATGCAGTGGGCGCGCGAGTTCTGCCAGAGAAACCAGCCCCGTGCACCGATCTCGTTTGCTCGGGCCGGCCGGGCGATCGTGAGCACCGCCGTTCTGGGTGCGGCCCAGGCCTGCATTGCCGACCAGGATGCGCTCTTGAAGGAGATGCTCGAGAGTGCAATCGCCGATTGCGAAGCCCTGCTCGGCAAGCCGGAGAGACACAGTGCCATGCCGGCACCGGCAAAGATCTGGAACGAGAAGAGGGTTTCCGCAGAGCTCTAGAGAGTCGACGGTTAGGCTTGCTGCGAAGCAATCGACCAGTGATTTGAGGAGCATCGATGCCCGGAGACAATCTCACCCGCCTAGAAGCACAGGAGCGCAGTGCGCTTGTCTCTGTAGAAAGCTACGACGTCACACTTGATGTGACCACGGGCGACGAGACCTTTCTCAGCACCACCGTCGTAACGTTCGCGGCTACCGCCGGTGCCTCGACGTTCATTGACGCGATCACCCGCACGGTGCGCTCGATCACCCTCAACGGTGCCGAGATGGCGACATCGGCCGCGGATGGCTTGCGCATCCAGCTCGACTCCCTCGACTCGCACAATGTGCTCACCGTCGTCGCCGAGATGGAATACACGAACACGGGCGAGGGGCTTCACCGCTTTGTTGACCCCGTCGACGGCGAGGTCTACCTGTACTCGCAGTTCGAGGTGCCCGACAGCCGACGCGTATTCGCGGTCTTCGAGCAGCCGGATCTGAAGGCCGAGTTCTCGTTCACGGTCATTGCGCCCTCGCGCTGGCAGGTTGTGAGCAACTCGCCCACGCCTGAGCCCGAGATCAGTGGTGAGGTGGGCACGTGGCGTTTCTCCCCCACCCCCCGAATCTCCTCGTACATCACGGCGATTGTGGCCGGGCCCTACGACGTGGTTCGCAGCGAGTTGACCAACCGCAGCGGTCGGGTGGTTCCCCTGGGTGTTTTCTGCCGCCGCTCGCTGAGCGAGTACCTCGACGCCGACTACATCTTCGACATCACTCGCAAGGGCTTCGAGTACTACGAGGAGAAGTTCGACTACGACTACCCGTTCGAGAAGTATGACCAGCTCTTTGTTCCCGAGTTCAACGCTGGGGCCATGGAGAATGCCGGATGCGTGACGTTCACTGAGACGTATGTGTTCCGCGGCAAGGTCACCGACGCCATCAAGGAGCGTCGCGTCGTCACGATCCTTCATGAGCTCGCCCATATGTGGTTCGGCGACCTCGTCACGATGAAGTGGTGGAACGACCTCTGGCTCAATGAGTCGTTCGCCGAATGGGCCTCCACTATCTCGACCGCAGAGGCCACCGAGTGGACCGAGGCATGGACGACCTTCCAGGCAATGGAGAAGAGCTGGGCGTACCGCCAGGACCAGCTTCCGTCGACCCATCCCGTGGTTGCGACGATTAACGACCTCGAAGATGTGCAGGTCAACTTCGACGGCATCACCTACGCCAAGGGCGGCTCGGTTCTCAAGCAGCTCGTCGCGTGGGTTGGCCGCGATGCATTCTTCTCGGGTGTTGCCGCGTACTTCAAGAAGCATGCGTACGGCAACACCGAGCTGAGCGACCTGCTCACGGAGCTTGAGACGACGAGCGGCCGCGACCTGTCGAGCTGGTCGAAGCTGTGGCTGGAGACCGCCGGAGTCAACACTCTGCGCCCCGAAATCGAGACGAGCGGGGATGGCCGCATCACGTCGTTCACCGTCGTACAGACGGCAACGAAGGACTACCCGACCATTCGACCCCACCGCTTGGCGATCGGGTTCTATGAACTCGCGAGCAACGCGGCCGATGCCAAGCTGACGCGCGTGCACAGGGTCGAGATCGATGTCGATGGTGAGCGCACCGAGGTTCCCGAGCTCGTTGGTCTGCAGCGCCCCGCGCTCGCATTGATCAACGACGACGACCTGGCCTACGCCAAGATCCGTCTCGACGAGCACTCCCTTGAGACGGCGATCGCACACCTCAGCAGCATCGGCGACCCGCTCGCCCGGGCCCTCGTTTGGGGCTCCGCGTGGGATTCCACGCGGGATGCCGAGACCAAAGCCAGTGACTACGTGCGCCTCGTTCTGGGCAACATCGCGACGGAGACCGAGAGCACGACCATCCGTACGACTCTGTCGCAGCTCCTCACGGTGGCTCGCAGCTATGTCGACCCCGCCACGCGCGCTCAGACGATCGAGACGGTCGGAACCGAGCTGTGGAACCTTGCCAAGGCCGCAGAATCGGGCTCGGATGCTCAGTTCCAGTTCGTGAAGTTCTTTGCTGCTATTCCCTCGACGGACGAGCACGCGGCGACTCTGTGCAGCCTGCTGTCGGGCGAGATCGCACTGGACGGGCTGGAGATCGACACCGACCTGGCATGGGAGCTACTCGAGGGCCTTGTGCTTCTCGGTGCTGCCGGCGAAGACGAGATCGCCGAGGCGCTTGCCAAGGACAACACGGCGACCGGTCAGCAGGCCGCGGCCCGCGCCAGGGCAACGATCCCCACGGCAGAGGCAAAGCTCGCGGCGTTCTCCTCGCTGCTCGACGACGACACCGTCTCGAACCTCATCGTTCGCCACACGGCGATGGGCCTGCAGCACGTCAACGACCCCGCGCTGCTTGAGCCGCTGGTGGGCCGTTACTTCGAGAGCCTCACGGATCTCTGGAACACGCGCAGCTACGGCATTGCCTCCTCACTGATCGTTGGTCTCTACCCCGCTCCTTTGGCCTCACATGAGCTCGTGATCGCGACGAGGGCGTGGCTCGCCGCCAATCAGCAGATCCCAGCGCTGCGACGCCTGGTGATCGAGAACCTCGACGGTGTTGAGCGAGCTCTCCGCGTTCAGGAGCGCGACGCACAGTAAGGCCACAAGCACTGAGCGACGTTCGGGTGACGGGTCAGGACCAGCGGCATTGCCTGCTGGCCCTGGCCCGTTTTCGTCGTTCAGTCAGCCGTGTCTCTGACAGCTGCTCCTAGACTGGTGCGGATGGAAGAGACACCTACACCTTTCGACTGGAACGCCTTCTGGGCCGGCGTCGGTTCTTTTATCGAGTTCTGGCAGGTGCCCCTCAAAGTGCTTCTGCTGACCGGAATTGCGGTCGCCGCGACCTGGGTTCTGCGCTTGGCCATTCGTCGCATCGTCAACCGCGTCGTGACGGGTGTCAAGAAGAAGGAGAACATCGACGACACCCAGGCGCTCTTCTCGTCGCCGCTTGCGGCGGTGCGCGTGGTGCAGCGAACCAGAGCCCTCGGCACGGTCCTCAACAGCGCGGTGACCGTGACAATTGTCATCATCACTCTGCTGTTGCTCGTAGATGTCGTGTTTCCCAACGCGACGGCTGCCTTTGGCCTTCTGAGTGCGGCGGTGGGTGCTGGCCTCGGTTTCGGTGCCCAAAACATCGTCAAGGATGTGCTCAACGGCATCTTCATGGTTGCCGAGGACCAGCTCGGCGTCGGCGATGTCGTTGACCTCGGCCCGGCAACGGGAGTCGTTGAGGTCGTCGGCATTCGGGTGACTCAGGTGCGGGACGTGAACGGCACCCTCTGGTTCGTGCGCAACGGCGAGATTCTGCGCGTCGGCAACACGTCCCAGGGCTGGGCCCGGGCGATCATCGACCTCGCTGTTCCGTATGACGCCGATGTCGACCTCGTGCAACAGCGCATCCTGGGGACCGCAGTCGACATGTACCAGAACTCGAAGTGGCGCAGCCGCATGCTTGATCGCCCCGAAATCTGGGGAATCGAGTCGATTTCGGCCGAAGCGGTTGTGGTTCGCCTTGTCGTCAAGACTCGCGCGGCGAGCAAAGACGATGTCGCCCGAGAGCTGCGCGCCAGACTCAAGCGCACCCTCGACGAGATGGGAGTGCGCCTCCCCGCCCTCAACAGCGTTGTGCTGCAGGGGTTCGAGGGTGCCACGAGCGTGGGAGGCGCCCGTCCGCCCAAGACTCGCCCCATCAAGCTCGACGAGGTCAAGGAAGCCACCGCGGCAGCCCAAGCTCGCAAGACTCCACCCTCACGAACTAAGGGAACCGAGAAGTGACAATGCCACCAGCAGCAGGCGACCCCGTGCGCAGCCCCATCACGCTCCGCACCACCGAATTCGGCGCGGCCGCAGCCCCCAGCTTTTATGACCGGGTAGGCGGACGAGCCACGTTTGAGAAGCTCGTTCGCGCCTTCTACGCCGGAGTTCGCGACGACGACGTTCTGTGGCCCATGTATCCAGAGCACGACCTCGAAGGCGCTATCCAACGCCTCACGGGTTTTCTTGAGCAGTACTGGGGTGGGCCAGGAACCTACAGCGAAGAACGCGGTCACCCGCGGCTGCGGATGCGGCACAACCCCTACAAGGTCAACCCCGATGCTCGGGACCGCTGGCTCAAGCACATGCGGGCGGCGCAAGACACCCTAAACCTGAGCGAACTCGACGATGCGACCCTGTGGGATTACTTCGAGCGCGCGGCGACGGCGATGCTCAACACCTTCGAGGAGTAGCGCCGGCCGCTACTGCGGTGCGTCGGGCTCACCCTGCGCCTCGGCCTCTGCAGCTCTCGAAGCCTCTGCCTCGGCGTAGGCCTCCGCGAGGCCTGTAGCCAGAGGGGTTGTCGGCCGACCGAGAATAGTGCTCAACGTGGGGTTCGCATCGGCGAGCGCACCGTCACGGGTGTTGGTATCGAGGGTGACCACGAATGCCGCCGTGCCCATATCGAGGCCCGCCTTGCTAAGAATCTTGCGGTGCTCCTTGTACGAGACACGCTTATAGGTAACCTTCCTGCCGACGATCTCCGAGACGACCTCCGCGAGCTCGTCGTACCCCCACGCAGTGTCCCCGGCAAACTCGTAGGTTTGACCCTCGTGCCCTTCTGCGACGAGAACCCGCGCAGCACCTTCTGCATAGTCGCGGCGACTCGCACTCGCGATGCGACCGTCGCCCAGGCTTGCAATGATGAGGCCCGTGTATTTGGCCTGTTCTGCAACCTGGACGTAGCTCTCGGTGTACCAGTTGTTTCGCAGCATGGCATAAGGGATGTCGGATGCTCGCACCATGGCCTCCGTCGCTTTGTGCTCGGGAGCAAGGGCGAGGGTTGAGGTGTCGGCATGCGGTGCGCTGGTATAGGCGATAAAGCCAACGCCGGCATGCTGGGCCGCGTCAATCACGTTCTTGTGCTGCTTTACGCGACGACCCACCTCGCTGCCCGAGATCAAGAGCAGCCGGTCGACTCCGGTGAGAGCCTCATCGAGCGCTCCGCGATCCGAGTAGTCGGCTGAGCGGGCAACAACTCCCTTCGCCACAAAATCCGAAACCTTGGCTGTGTCGCGTCCGATGGCGACGATATCGCCGGGTGCTACCCCGAGGTCGAGAAGCGAGTCGAGGACGAGTCGACCGAGGTGGCCGGTTGCTCCGGCGACAGCGAAAACCATATTCGGATTGTCCTTTCGGCTAAGCGATCTTCTTCAAGGGTAGTGTCAGGAGAGGACAGCCTCTCAGCGAAGGAATCTCCTATGAGCACCCCGCCGCTCTCCCCCGCAAGCTCCCCCGAGGCAGACGCACCGCAGCCGGCTACGCCCGACTCCGGGGCCTCCACCGTCACGGTCGGCGGTATCGCCGTTGCCGCCCTCGTTATGGGTATTCTCGCGTTTCTCGCGGGCTGGATTCCCATCGTTGGGGCACTGTTTGGCATCACGGGCCTCATTCTCGGCATCATTGCTCTCGTTCGTCGAAAGGGCCGGGGCATGGGAATCACCGCGGTGATCCTGTCGACCCTGGCGATAATCGCGAGCGTGATCACGACGGTTCTGGCGATCACCCTCCTGCCGCTGATGCTCGTGAGTTTCGCCAACATCTCTGACGACGTGACCGACGGGATCGCGGATCAGGTGGTGCCCCCGCAAATTGTCGAGACTCCGTGTTACGGCTTCGACGCCCCCTCCGGCTACATCAACAGCCAGTCGGCGGCAGATCAAGAGGCCTGCTGGACAACCCTTGAGCTGCGGGGCGAGCTCAACGAGAACGGCGAGTTCATCAACACCGGCGAGGGCGACATCTTCGGTTCCATCTATGTCGAACCTGTCGACAGTGAGATTGTGGCATCGTGGGGAGTCGGCCTCGGTGGCGACAGCGACGACCTCGACGCCGCTGTCACATACCTTGCCGACGCCTACTTTTCGCAGCTCGGCACCGTCACAACGCTCAACGAGCCCATGACCATTGATGGGGCAGCCGCTAACATCACGCGTCTCGACAATGGCGCGGGGCCCGACACCACCAACGTGGTGATCGCCACCTTCTCGCCCTCCACCTACGCGCTCGAGAGCGAATCAGAAACGAGCGAATCCAAGTTTTGGGTGATCACCGTAGCCACCATGGACGACGACGGCGACGACATTCTCGAACGCATGATCGACACCTGGCAGTGGCGCTAATATCCCTCCGCGTCACGCGTCACGCTGGGCGCGGCGAAGCGCTAAGCCGATGCGCGGCGCAGAAGCGCCTCTGCGTGGCGGATGACGGGTTCGTCGATCATCGTGCCATCCAAGGTGAAAGCGCCCTTGTTCGCGAGCGAGCCCTCCACAACACGGCGAGCCCAGTCGGCCTGGGCAGCATCCGGTCGGTAAGCGGAGCGGATGGTTTCGACCTGGGCCGGATGGATGCACGCTGTCGCCGAGAAACCGCTCTGGGCGGCATCCTCAGCCTCGGCCTGCAGTATGCCGAGGCTCGTGAAGTCCACGTTGATCGCGTCGATCGCCGCCTTGCCGTGAGCCCGGGCGGCGAGCAGGATGCTGGACCGCGCGTGGTCGATGACGTTGCGATAGCGGCCGTCGTGCCCACGACTGCTGGTTCCACCCAGCGACACCGTGAGGTCTTCCGCCCCCCAGAACAGGCCGACGACCTGGGGCAAAGCCGCAATGTAAGAGGCGTTTAACACTCCCTCGGCCGACTCTATGAGGGCGACTACGCGGTAGGCGGCCAGGTCAGCGAGCTCCTCGGGGCTCGTAACCTTGGGCACCATAGCCGTGCTGTATCCACTGCGGGCAAGCGTCTCGAGGTCGGCTTCGAACTCGGGGCTGCGCGTGCCGTTGAGTCTAAGAATTGTGCGCTCGGGGTCGAGCGACGAAGCGATGACCGCCTCGCGGGCCGCCGCCTTGTTTTCGGCACCGACGGCATCCTCTAAGTCGAGGATGACCGCATCGGCTCGATCGGCGGCTTTGGCGAAGCGCTCCGGCCGGTCTGCTGGGCAGAAAAGGATGGCGGGACCCATGGTGAACGTCATGTCATGCACCCGTCCAGAGTATTGCGAACGGCGGGCGCCGACGACCCCGGAGTTCGATCCAAGGCGGGGAGCGAGCTATCCAAGGCCAAGAGAGCGGGCGATGATCATGAGTTGCACCTCATTGGTGCCTTCGCCGATCTCAAGAATCTTGGAATCCCTGTAGTGCCGCCCCACAACGCTCTCGTTCATGAACCCGTATCCCCCAAAAATCTGAGTTGCATCCCTCGCATTGAGCATGGCCGCGTCGCTCGCCACCAGCTTGGCGATGGCCGCCTGCTCGGCGAAGGGCACACCGGCATCGCGTCTCCGCGCGGCATCATGCCACGCCAGGCGCGAGGTATGCACCCGCGACCTCATCCGCGCGATCGTGAAGGCAATGAACTGATGCTCGGCAATGGGCACACCGAAGACAACCCGCTGCTTGGCGTAGGTCACCGATTCCTCGAGGCAGCCTTCTGCTGCCCCTGTCGCCAGGGCCGCAACCGCAATGCGACCCTCGTCGAGCGTGCTGAGAAAGTTCGTGAAGCCCTTGCCTCGCTGGCCCAAAAGGTTCGCGGCGGGAACCCGCACGTTGTCGAAGGTGAGCGGGTGGGTGTCGGATGCCCGCCAGCCGACCTTGTCATAGGCGGGCTCGACCGTGAAACCCGGGGTTCCGGAGGGCACGATGATCGTGGAGATCTCGGCGCGGGGTTTGCCAGAGGCATCCGTCACTCTCGCGGTCACTGCCGAAACGGCGACGAAGCTCGTGATGTCGGTGCCAGAGTTGGTAATGAACTGCTTGGTGCCGTTTATGACCCACTCATCGCCGTCGAGCACCGCGGTGGTGCGGGTTGCGCCGGCGTCGGAGCCCGCCTCGGGTTCGGTGAGGCCGAATCCCGCCAGGGCTCGCCCGGAGAGCAAGTCGGGCAACCAGCGAGCTTTTTGCTCAGCGGTGCCGAAACGAAACAGGGGCATCGCGCCGAGCCCGACCGCCGCCTCCAACGTGATAGCGAGCGACTGATCAACCCTGGCGATCGCCTCGACAGCCAGACAGAACGTCAGGTAGCTCCCGCCCTGGCCGCCCGCCTCCTCGGGGAAGGGGAGGCCAAAGAGCCCGAGTTCGCCCATCCTGGCGACGACATCTAACGGCAAGGCGTGATCGCGGTCGGCCTGATACGAGATGGGGGCGATGACCTCGTCGGTGAAGGTGCGAACGAGGCCCGCGAGCTCATTCTCCTCGTCACTGAGCCCATATCCGGGGGCGGTGTCGTTCATGGCTGAACCTCTCTCAAGGGGGTCGGTTGGGCGGCGGATGAGCTGTCGGCGGCGATTGTGGCCACGCGATGGTCGGCCCGCACGAGGTCTCCCACGCGCACATCGATCGTGACGATGCCCTCGCTCGTAGCCAGCACGGTGTGCTCCATCTTCATTGCCTCGATCGTCACCAGCGCCTGCCGTGCGGTGACCCGGTCGCCCGAGGCGACGGAGACATCGACAACCGTGCCAGCGAGCGGGGCACGAACCTCGGGCGAGACGGCACCCTCCTGGCGTTCGAGAGCGGCGAGCTCACGCTCAAGTGACTCCTCACGAGACACTCGTCGCAGGGCTACGGATGCTCCGCCATGACCGATCCAGACCGTGTCACCGTCGAGCGCGACATCCCTCGGCGGGAGCACCGATACGGGTTGCGGCACCGCGACAGAGCGCCACTCGTCGCCATCGTCGATAGTGACGACCGCAGGCCGGTGCTCACCCAACCGCCATCCGTCGCGGCGTCGCCACGGCTCCGCACCATCGACGCGACCACAGAACAGCGATGCAGCGGTATCGAGCGCCACAGCATCCGGCACTCCGAACTCGTGCCGAGGCAGAAACCGCGCGATGAGGTCGGTGTCGAGGCTGCCCGACCGCACATCGGGGTCGGCCAGAAGAACTCGAAGAAGCTCGACATTGTGGTGCACGCCCAGAACGAGCGTTTCGGCAAGAGCACGGTCGAGCCGGTAGAGCGCCTGGGCGCGGTCATCACCCCGTGCAATGACCTTGGCCAGCAGAGGGTCATAATCTGCAGTGATGCTGCGCCCGAGAGCAAGCCCGCTGTCGACGCGGACACCCTCTCCCGCTGGCTCGTGCAACGCCACGA is drawn from Salinibacterium hongtaonis and contains these coding sequences:
- a CDS encoding globin, whose product is MPPAAGDPVRSPITLRTTEFGAAAAPSFYDRVGGRATFEKLVRAFYAGVRDDDVLWPMYPEHDLEGAIQRLTGFLEQYWGGPGTYSEERGHPRLRMRHNPYKVNPDARDRWLKHMRAAQDTLNLSELDDATLWDYFERAATAMLNTFEE
- the pepN gene encoding aminopeptidase N, yielding MPGDNLTRLEAQERSALVSVESYDVTLDVTTGDETFLSTTVVTFAATAGASTFIDAITRTVRSITLNGAEMATSAADGLRIQLDSLDSHNVLTVVAEMEYTNTGEGLHRFVDPVDGEVYLYSQFEVPDSRRVFAVFEQPDLKAEFSFTVIAPSRWQVVSNSPTPEPEISGEVGTWRFSPTPRISSYITAIVAGPYDVVRSELTNRSGRVVPLGVFCRRSLSEYLDADYIFDITRKGFEYYEEKFDYDYPFEKYDQLFVPEFNAGAMENAGCVTFTETYVFRGKVTDAIKERRVVTILHELAHMWFGDLVTMKWWNDLWLNESFAEWASTISTAEATEWTEAWTTFQAMEKSWAYRQDQLPSTHPVVATINDLEDVQVNFDGITYAKGGSVLKQLVAWVGRDAFFSGVAAYFKKHAYGNTELSDLLTELETTSGRDLSSWSKLWLETAGVNTLRPEIETSGDGRITSFTVVQTATKDYPTIRPHRLAIGFYELASNAADAKLTRVHRVEIDVDGERTEVPELVGLQRPALALINDDDLAYAKIRLDEHSLETAIAHLSSIGDPLARALVWGSAWDSTRDAETKASDYVRLVLGNIATETESTTIRTTLSQLLTVARSYVDPATRAQTIETVGTELWNLAKAAESGSDAQFQFVKFFAAIPSTDEHAATLCSLLSGEIALDGLEIDTDLAWELLEGLVLLGAAGEDEIAEALAKDNTATGQQAAARARATIPTAEAKLAAFSSLLDDDTVSNLIVRHTAMGLQHVNDPALLEPLVGRYFESLTDLWNTRSYGIASSLIVGLYPAPLASHELVIATRAWLAANQQIPALRRLVIENLDGVERALRVQERDAQ
- a CDS encoding ribose-5-phosphate isomerase, coding for MRIHIATDHAGLDFSRHLQQHLAAQGHEVVDHGPDHYDALDDYPSFCINAARGVARDQAEGVEALGVVFGGSGNGEQIAANKVTGIRAALVWSIATAELAREHNDANVISVGARQHSVDEAVAFIDTFIVTPFSGNERHARRIAQLAEYETTGAITGHEIV
- a CDS encoding HpcH/HpaI aldolase/citrate lyase family protein; the encoded protein is MTFTMGPAILFCPADRPERFAKAADRADAVILDLEDAVGAENKAAAREAVIASSLDPERTILRLNGTRSPEFEADLETLARSGYSTAMVPKVTSPEELADLAAYRVVALIESAEGVLNASYIAALPQVVGLFWGAEDLTVSLGGTSSRGHDGRYRNVIDHARSSILLAARAHGKAAIDAINVDFTSLGILQAEAEDAAQSGFSATACIHPAQVETIRSAYRPDAAQADWARRVVEGSLANKGAFTLDGTMIDEPVIRHAEALLRRASA
- a CDS encoding mycothiol-dependent nitroreductase Rv2466c family protein, translating into MTNTNSARVEFWFDPSCPWAWMTSRWVDEVAKHRDLDISWNIMSLAVLNEDKEDLSDFYKAFLPRAMRYTRLVASLAEIEGKHIVKPLYDALGTRIHPGGQRDVDEVIAGALAELGLDPALARYADSDEYDAQLRASHAEGISRVGQDVGTPVLAVNGVAFFGPVISPAPKGEQALSLWDGVVAAASYDGFFELKRSRTRDPQFD
- a CDS encoding mechanosensitive ion channel family protein, which produces MEETPTPFDWNAFWAGVGSFIEFWQVPLKVLLLTGIAVAATWVLRLAIRRIVNRVVTGVKKKENIDDTQALFSSPLAAVRVVQRTRALGTVLNSAVTVTIVIITLLLLVDVVFPNATAAFGLLSAAVGAGLGFGAQNIVKDVLNGIFMVAEDQLGVGDVVDLGPATGVVEVVGIRVTQVRDVNGTLWFVRNGEILRVGNTSQGWARAIIDLAVPYDADVDLVQQRILGTAVDMYQNSKWRSRMLDRPEIWGIESISAEAVVVRLVVKTRAASKDDVARELRARLKRTLDEMGVRLPALNSVVLQGFEGATSVGGARPPKTRPIKLDEVKEATAAAQARKTPPSRTKGTEK
- a CDS encoding DUF4190 domain-containing protein; its protein translation is MSTPPLSPASSPEADAPQPATPDSGASTVTVGGIAVAALVMGILAFLAGWIPIVGALFGITGLILGIIALVRRKGRGMGITAVILSTLAIIASVITTVLAITLLPLMLVSFANISDDVTDGIADQVVPPQIVETPCYGFDAPSGYINSQSAADQEACWTTLELRGELNENGEFINTGEGDIFGSIYVEPVDSEIVASWGVGLGGDSDDLDAAVTYLADAYFSQLGTVTTLNEPMTIDGAAANITRLDNGAGPDTTNVVIATFSPSTYALESESETSESKFWVITVATMDDDGDDILERMIDTWQWR
- a CDS encoding acyl-CoA dehydrogenase family protein, coding for MNDTAPGYGLSDEENELAGLVRTFTDEVIAPISYQADRDHALPLDVVARMGELGLFGLPFPEEAGGQGGSYLTFCLAVEAIARVDQSLAITLEAAVGLGAMPLFRFGTAEQKARWLPDLLSGRALAGFGLTEPEAGSDAGATRTTAVLDGDEWVINGTKQFITNSGTDITSFVAVSAVTARVTDASGKPRAEISTIIVPSGTPGFTVEPAYDKVGWRASDTHPLTFDNVRVPAANLLGQRGKGFTNFLSTLDEGRIAVAALATGAAEGCLEESVTYAKQRVVFGVPIAEHQFIAFTIARMRSRVHTSRLAWHDAARRRDAGVPFAEQAAIAKLVASDAAMLNARDATQIFGGYGFMNESVVGRHYRDSKILEIGEGTNEVQLMIIARSLGLG
- a CDS encoding SDR family oxidoreductase, producing MVFAVAGATGHLGRLVLDSLLDLGVAPGDIVAIGRDTAKVSDFVAKGVVARSADYSDRGALDEALTGVDRLLLISGSEVGRRVKQHKNVIDAAQHAGVGFIAYTSAPHADTSTLALAPEHKATEAMVRASDIPYAMLRNNWYTESYVQVAEQAKYTGLIIASLGDGRIASASRRDYAEGAARVLVAEGHEGQTYEFAGDTAWGYDELAEVVSEIVGRKVTYKRVSYKEHRKILSKAGLDMGTAAFVVTLDTNTRDGALADANPTLSTILGRPTTPLATGLAEAYAEAEASRAAEAEAQGEPDAPQ